The window CCTTGAGTCACTCAGCTATTGGATTTGAAATAAGTACAACTCACCCAGCAATGGGGCTCCTACGATTACAGCAAGTTGAATCACTTTTACCATTTCGAAACACTTGTGGTATAATATAATAAAAGCTTCCTCGTGTGGCCAAAATGTGTTAGTTCGTCAGCACACTCTGTCTATCTTACTATTGCCTTCTGCATAGCCAGTGGGATAAATAATGACGAACATTATATATCTTGGAGTGCGCCAAGTGCACTGCAGGTTTGAATGTATTCCCCTTCCTACCGAGCATAAAAGCAGCATAAAGGTGTTAAACAGCAATTCAGGGGTATTATTTCAAAGCGGCCGAAACTCCTCCATAAAACCTTTGACAGGTTACAACTGTACGTTTATGAATTCAACGTTTGTTACAGACAATAAAGGAGCCCCATGCCCCATTCCCAGCGCATGGTTATTCTGAAAACTAAGGGGTGTAACCAGTACAACTTTGAAAGCCATGCCTGTAGTTCCTTTCGCAAGTCTGTGAAATGGGTTATGCTTAGAATAACGGGAAAAAGGTTATAAAGCTTCCTCTATCTCTTACGCGATGATATCAACGGCCCAATTATGCGCTGCTTGAATCCCCCTCATATGAAGATGAATATCCGGTAGAGACATAATTACGCTCCGCGATATAGCGAATGATAACCCTTTCACCTATAAATCACTCTCACTACTTGTCCATATGCATAATGACAAATTTCTCAATTACGCATCATCACTCTCTTCATCGCTACTactctcctcttccccacTTTCGCTGTCCATGCTCTCCAAAACATCCACGTAACCCTTACCCTTTGCCCAACTCTCCCTCCATCTcgccttttcttcttcccctcccttgcccttcttACCAACCCCTTCACCTTGGGAGCTGCTCATCTCCCTCCATTCCACAAGTTCGTCTTCACCGACCAGATCTGTCTCATACATTGCACGAAGGATGATACCAAACCATGGAATGTACGCAAAAGGGACAGTAGAGACGCAGAACTGCTGGGCGTCGAGGATCAGGAGGGTAGGGTCGGATGTGAGGTTGGCCATCAATGGGCCCCAACGTGAGAAAACCTTGCCAGCGGAAGCGAGGATAGAAGTAGCAGGGCCGTGTACGTCAATCTTAGACATGAAAAACTTAACTACTTCTTCTCGAGCACGTTCAAGGCCAGCGTTGTAACCCATGACCAATGTACGTAGCTCGAGCAAGGCGTTTTCAATCTTGTGATCCTCCTCGTAAGCTCGCTGAAGGGAGGCGGCGGCTTCACTGTAGAATGCCTTGTCTGGTCCAGCATCGAGTGAAAGGGAGGGAATGTCAGGGATAGACGTTGAGGATGCGTCCGAGAGTGGAGACGAGGGGGCAGAGGAGGATGCGGCAGAAAGAGTGGAAATGGACGTGCTTGGGGAGGAAAGATTGGAGAGGCGGCGGCCGAGTTGCAAGAGCTTCTTGTTTCGAGGGTGCTCGTAAGGGTCTTCACCCTCGTCATCGGAATCTGAAGGGGgttcctcctcctcattGGGCCAGAGAAATCCGATAGAGTCTTCACCGAGTAATGAAAGAgtcccttcttcctcgaATTTGTCCCCTTCCTCATCAGAATCCCAATCATCACCTCTGTAAGGCTGCCTTCCAATCCTCGAAAAGTCAGGAACGACCACTCCCTTGCCGAGCCTAACACCGTTTCCGAGCAATACACCCTTGCCAATCTTGCAGCCGTTCCCAATGATGACACCTTTGCCTATCATGCACTCCTCCACTACACATCCTTCTCCTATCTTGACATCGTCGAATACATAACTCTTCCTGATTATACTTCCTGCCCCAATTTTGCAGTCTGCTCCGAGAGTCGATTGACGGACAAGGGTGTTGTGGGCGAGAGCCGATCGAGGGCCAATAAGAAGAGGACCACTCAGTGTCGTTGTTCGGGAAAGAACGACTGATTCCTTGGCAACATAGACATTTCCAGCTCTCAATTCATATTGCACACCTCCAGGTTCATTCAAATCAGGAGCAAGCGGGAATGCCCATCTCCTTAGGACATCCCTAGTGACTTCACCAAAGGTTCTTGTATCTCTCACACTCTCCACATATCTGCCGCCACCAGCTCGAGCATCCAAactttcctcctcttcgccTACTACATGAACAGCGATCTTCTTACCGAGAAGCTCGGACGTAAGGACACCATT is drawn from Cryptococcus gattii WM276 chromosome A, complete sequence and contains these coding sequences:
- a CDS encoding Translation initiation factor eIF-2B epsilon subunit, putative (Similar to TIGR gene model, INSD accession AAW40984.1), producing the protein MAPKKHQQKNEPKQKQDNVDEAPLQAVVLADSYNRRFEVLCTDQPRVLLPLCSTPLLAWTLESLSLSKVKQVFIFCGVHADKIKAFVESSPYRAMLDIHCLSSQTARSAGDALRELDDMHVLNPENPFILVHSPLISNYDLSKIIDAHKRRRDIDKNFIMTMGVGRGGRPHPESPIMLVHPPSSRLLHYAPHPLSPSQPRISFPSSLFLDPFPATIDTYEIWSGSSPSSSNQGGYRDLGVDICEADVPALCTENFDYHDLRRHFVNGVLTSELLGKKIAVHVVGEEEESLDARAGGGRYVESVRDTRTFGEVTRDVLRRWAFPLAPDLNEPGGVQYELRAGNVYVAKESVVLSRTTTLSGPLLIGPRSALAHNTLVRQSTLGADCKIGAGSIIRKSYVFDDVKIGEGCVVEECMIGKGVIIGNGCKIGKGVLLGNGVRLGKGVVVPDFSRIGRQPYRGDDWDSDEEGDKFEEEGTLSLLGEDSIGFLWPNEEEEPPSDSDDEGEDPYEHPRNKKLLQLGRRLSNLSSPSTSISTLSAASSSAPSSPLSDASSTSIPDIPSLSLDAGPDKAFYSEAAASLQRAYEEDHKIENALLELRTLVMGYNAGLERAREEVVKFFMSKIDVHGPATSILASAGKVFSRWGPLMANLTSDPTLLILDAQQFCVSTVPFAYIPWFGIILRAMYETDLVGEDELVEWREMSSSQGEGVGKKGKGGEEEKARWRESWAKGKGYVDVLESMDSESGEEESSSDEESDDA